The Canis lupus familiaris isolate Mischka breed German Shepherd chromosome 5, alternate assembly UU_Cfam_GSD_1.0, whole genome shotgun sequence region ttctaaaggAAGCAGCATTGAGATGAAGAGGGCGGGCTGTGGAGCCAGCCTGTCTGGATTTGAACTCACCTGGGTCTGCAACTTAATAACTTCCTGACTTTAGCAAAATAGTTAACCCTTTTCTGTTAAACAAGgataataatgtatttattgacAATAAAATCAGCTAAATTGTCAAATGGGAAGCATTTAGGACAGTGTTTGGCACAAAGAGAGCACTCTGTAACTCTATGTAATTGTCCTAtacaaactattatttaaaactaTCCAGCTCATTAAAACAGTAGCTCACAGACTCCACTGATTGGAGTGGAGAGTTTGGGGAAATGTAAGgagaacatattttaatatattctttcccTACCTTGAACTTTCTCACTACCACCCTTCAGCTTTTTTATTTAGCATAGTGGCcacatgaaaataatgtaaatcaCCTTCTGTTTCAACCACTAACCCATCAATTAAtgcttattttatgtattttttaggaAATTTCTGATTCATTTGCATCCTTGAAGAGCATCtgtagaagaggaaggaaaagatgggTGTGAAAACATTTACTCATAGCTCCTCTTCCCACAGCCAGGAAATGCTTGGAAAGCTAAATATGCTGCGAAATGATGGACATTTTTGTGATATCACTATCCGTGTCCAGGACAAAATCTTCCGGGCACATAAGGTGGTACTAGCAGCTTGCAGTGATTTCTTTCGCACCAAACTTGTAGGCCAAGCAGAGGATGAGAACAAGAATGTGTTGGATTTGCACCATGTTACAGTGACTGGCTTCATACCCCTTTTAGAGTATGCTTACACGGCCACTCTGTCAATCAACACAGAGAATATCATTGATGTTCTCGCTGCAGCCAGCTACATGCAGATGTTCAGTGTTGCCAGCACCTGCTCAGAGTTCATGAAGTCCAGCATTTTATGGAATACACCCAACAGCCAACCAGAAAAGAGTCTAGATGCTGGACAAGAGAATAACTCTAACTGCAATTTTACTTCTCGAGATGGAAGTATTTCCCCTGTGTCTTCAGAGTGCAGTGTGGTAGAAAGAACGATTCCTGTCTGCCGAGAATCCCGGAGAAAGCGCAAAAGCTACATTGTTATGTCTCCTGAAAGTCCCGTAAAATGTAGCACGCAAACAAGTTCTCCCCAGGTATTGAATTCTTCAGCTTCCTactcagaaaatagaaatcaaccaGTTGACTCTTCTTTAGCTTTTCCCTGGACATTTCCTTTTGGAATTGATCGAAGGATTCAGCCTGATAAGGTTAAGCAGGCAGAAAATACCCGGACTTTAGAACTACCTGGCCCATCTGAGACAGGTAGAAGAATGGCCGATTATGTGACTTGTGAGAGCACAAAAACTACCTTGCCTCTGGGTACTGAAGAAGATGTCCGGGTCAAGGTAGAAAGGTTAAGTGATGAGGAGGTCCATGAGGAAGTGTCTCAGCCCGTCAGTGTGTCTCAGAGTTCACTGAGTGACCAGCAGACAGTGCCAGGAAGTGAACAAGTCCAAGAAGACCTTCTCATTAGTCCACAGTCTTCCTCTATAGGTATAGTGTCTTCTGCTTCTCATTGTGCTGTAGAGTCCATTTGAGCATTTTTCAGTACTTTTTAGATAAAAGTtttgtgctgaaaaaaaaaaaaaaagttttgtgatGGATCCtataagaaacatgaaaaagaataaaacacaataactggatttttaaagatgctattagtactgtatgtatatatgtgtgtgtgtgtgtgtgtgtgtatatatatatatataatgcattggaaaagaaagaaaatagttgaaCAATTTCTGACAGGTCAAAAGCAGATTATGTTATATATGAATTGTGAATTATTTTCAATGCAGAAtataccagtttttaaaaatccagtttgtattttattctttgtcaaaatatttattgaaaacttttactctgtgccagacattgGGGATATATGATGAAAAAAAGCATAGTCCCTGCTGCATCTGAGGATTTAATAATCTAATTGAGAAAGCAGATGTGTAAATCAGTGATTAGTACTAGGCTAGAGATACGAACAAAGTATTAAGGGTCACAAACGAAAGAGCAAGTTAGCGCTATATATTTGAGCTGGATTTTAGTAAGTACAAATTTGCTCAGGAGACGAAAggacttttttgaaaaagaaaagcccagaggTATGGAAAACCATTGCATTTTCTGGGAAGCAGCAAATTCAGTTTAAAATGATGTGAATAAACTATGGTGTAACCTGCAAGTATTGGAAATAAtgagagagaagataaaatgagCAATCAAGAGCATATCGTGAAGAGTCTTAAACACTAGTTTTAGTTAGGATTGCATTTAACTGCATAGAACAGATCCCATCATAGTGGCTTAGACcaaacaggattttatttttatcccataCAATGTTTAGAAGTATGAAGTCCAGGACAGATTTTGCGGCTTTACAGTGGCCTAGGTCCCTTGTATATTCATAATCCACCATCTTTAGTTTGTCAGTCTCATTGATACGCTTATGGCTTCATAGTTACAAGAGGTTTGCTTCATCTTTAGTGTCATATTCTAGAAAGCGGCAGTGCTTACTTCAGGAAAGCACAAATGTTCCCAGAAATccttaaaaagcttctgcaaggTTATGTCATGCGGTCTTTCCTAGCCGTAAGGGAATCCAAGAAGATACGTGTATTAGCTGGGTGTATAACTACCTCAAACAGAATTGGAGGAGAATGGGTATTATGTGCAGCTAGCAGAGTCTGCCACAGGCAAGCCACATAAGCTTGAATTTTTATCCTAGTGTAAATACAAATAAGACACTTATAGATATTTAGGAAAATTAATTTGGTATTGGTATGCAAGGGAGTTTGGCTTGGCAGAGACAGTCTCAGAAACCAGTTACAGTAGAGTTGTTTTTATATGAATGAAGATACTTAGAGTAAAACTATAAAGTTATAGATAAGAGACTTATAAAGGAAGAATCATTACTTTCTGATGATGTTGATATATGGAATTGAAGGAATGGTAGGGGTTAGAGAACTCTGACTAGAAAAATAgtgctaacattttattatattcattgaTTCTAAggcataatttttatattatctaaATAGAGAGATGTCTTACAATTAATCTTTTACAGTTACTTTTTTTAATGGCACAAAAAATAATGGTAATTACATAATAGATAGGAATCTATTAAATTCAGTTACTATAATATGAAAATCAGTGGAAGAAGGTGGGAACCTAGTTTTAAGAGTAAATCAACAGTCAATTTTTTGTGAACTATGCTTGGGTGATGTGGCAAAAATGTCATGCTAGAAAGCAGTTGAAAAAGCAAGATTGATGAAATCAAAACTGAAGAATAGGGCTTTTCTTTTAGTAGTGACAGATTGAATctcaacaggaaaaaatatatgtaagggCTAAAACCAAAGAACTGACCCTTGAGAAATACCTGtattcagagagaagaaaagccaATAAAGAATAATAAGGAGAATTTCTCCAAAAGATCAGAGAACCAGGAATGCTGTATTAACTTTGTTGATTTCTTGAATTTTGACCCACTATAAGAGTTTTTCAGGGTTATCACTACAAAGTGTACTACAAACTGgatgatataaaataatagtttattcTCTCTTAGTTCAGAAGgccagaagtcagaaatcaagggttgttgttgttggcagggccatgctccctcagAAAGTTATAGAAAAGGgttctttcttgcctcttcctagcttctggcaGTTATTAATACTCTGCTATTCCTCAACTTAATAGTTCATCCCTCTGACTTCTGCTGCTGTCTTCATGTGGCCTTCCCTGTGTTTCTGGCTCCAAATCTCCCTTACTCTGTAAGGACACTAGTCCttggatcagggcccaccctaCTCAGGATGACCTCATCTTACTTGATTAAATCTGCAAAGACCATGTTTCCAAATAGGGTCACATTCCCACATATTAGGGTCAGGACTTGAACATAGGTTTTTGGGAGACACAGTTCTACCCACAGCACCACAGCACCAACTAAAGATCATATTCCTGAATTCgggtcaaaatatttttctttttttttattttaattccagtataattaacagatagtgttatattagttacaGGTATACAGTATAATGATACAACAACAATTCTGTaccattacttagtgctcatcatgataagtgtgtTTTTCGGTTTcgtcttttttctttgcttattttgttttgtttcttaaattccggatatgagtgaaatcatatggtattttctttctccgacttatttcacttagcataatgccttctaggtccatccattttattacaaatggcaggatttcattcttttttatggctgagcaatattccacaTCTTcaaccattcatctgttgatagacatagGTCAGGGTACTTTTAAAGAATTCAAGTGACCacacattcaaaaatatatttaatgttagCTATTTTTGTTATGTGACCAAGTTTTTGTTAAATTACTAgtctttaatcctcaaaacaccTTCTGAGTAACAAACTGTTTAATGAATATTACTATTTAATCATTTTGTCTGAGAACTTAGAAATCAAAAATTGATCTCAGTATCCTGCTAACTAGGCGTGTGAAATAGTCTGATTTTACCACACTCAAGTTTGTGTAATCAGTTCAGACTTTGCCTTTCTTACTAACGTGATTAAATAGAAAAGTTAGGAACTTAAATGGAATAAACCTATCAGTATATTATAACTTCTTTCCAATATATACTATCAAAGATGTAGATTCTCTTATAGAGCTGACATGTGAATAACTATGATCTGAATATCATGTAATTAAATAATCCAAGAGTTGTTTTACTTGCAATCATAGTAAAGTGTATTAATCACTCTGAATTAACTAACCTATCAACTCCAAATCTATACAATAAAACTAAGCTTTGCTGTAAAGTTAAATTCCTAGAGTATAGTAAGCAGCCAAAAAACAtgagcaggagaaaggaaaaatgtgtatcatacttttttttttctgtattctgtaagaatatttcataagtactcaattttaattactatttatttattaagacatCTAAAAGGTAGTTTGTCTTTCCTAAGGACTGTGAGAATATAATATTAAATGCATTTGTtattacaaatcattttttaaagattctatttggGGAtccccaggtagctcagcagttgggcatctgctttcagcccaggttgtgatcctgagatcccctgcagggagcctgcttctccctctgcctgtgtctctacctctttctctgtgtgtctctcatgaataaataaataaaatcttaaaaaaaaaaaaaaagattttatttatttgagagaggagtggggaggaggggaagagagagggagaagcaggctcctttctgagtaggactccatcccaggaccctgaaatcctgacctgagctgaaggcagacacgtaactgagtcacctaggcgcTCATTATCACAAAATCCTAAAATACTTTGATCGTCCATAAAGTTAATTCAGATAGGATTTTACCTGCTGCTTCTCTTGCCAGTTGACCCAGCAGAGGGTCGTAAAATCTGACATCCCCACTGGAGGGCAAACAGAAGCAATAAGAGCaaatttaaaagaggaaaaaaaagtctctaagtTTAGATTGGGTCTTACTACTCAAAAAGATGGTCATCAATATCTGGACTAgtatagaaaaaaacataagtgAGAAGGACTTCATGATATGGCTTTATTTGTCTTGAGGTATTTGATTATCTTTCGGCaccaaagacaaaataaatagttCGGGTTAATCCACATTTTACTATGGTAAAggaattcagtttttttctgaactttaaaATCTGCCATTAAAAGTAAAGCAGTTGTTATGGGGTCAATTATATTGAGATAATTTGACAGTTTTCTTAGTAACAGTAGTGATTAATTTGTTGAGATGGGCACCTAGAATAATGGTGGAATTACAACATCCATCATATGGAGAAGTAGTTAAAAGTTCAGGGGTTTGAGTCAGATCTAGAATCTGCTACCGGTTTCTGTCACTTTATAAATGTGTGACTTTGAGGAAGTCATTTAGCTTAATGAGTTCCCATAACTATAAAGAGTCAATACCCTTAAGCAAAAGACCAGCAGGAACATACTTGTAGTTGAACAATTTGGGGTGGTAATTTTAATGTCTGAAAATCCATAACAGTTACTGCAAATACCCTCGGGTGACTTAGTGTGCAGCAGGCACCTACAAGCCCTATGATGACATAAGAAGTAGTATcctagggcgcctgggtgccttagtcggttaagtatctgccttgggctcttgTCGTGATCCAAGGGttctggggtcgagccccatgttgggctccctgcttagcaaggagtttgcttctccctctgcacctcctcctgcttgtgctctcctattctctcaaataaataaaatctttaaaaaaaaaaaaaagtagtagtagtATCTTAGTGGTGGGGGCTTGGGGAATATAAGTATCTTTCATTACGACAGGTGTGAGTCAGTTTTATATCCcttaaaatggacaaattccttgactAGAGTTATAACAGTTTCTGCAACCCAGGCTAAAGAgtctgaaggaagaaaggaagaacaagcTCTGACTGTCATAATCAGAGTCCCAGTATTAATGTTTTTCTGATTGAATAGCCCTTAATGATAGGATTGTAATGGCAATCCTTAGCAGAAGCATTTTCATGATGTCAGATCAAGGAACATTTTTTCACAGGGCTCAGAGCCTAAATATAATATGATGCAAAGGGCCATTAAAAGGGAAGCTACCTTCTGACATATTTAAAGGAACAGTTATTAAATTTTTGTCAGCTAGATCAACTAGAGGATAGATAATTGATTCAGTGATCTGTTAAATTCAAAATAGTAGCTATGGTCTGGAGAAAACCTACAAGAGTTTTGTTTTCCTACAAGGAGATCTTGGGGAGTCAAAACAATGGGATATAGATGAGAGATCACGCTAGTTGTAATAGACAAGATTAGTAGTGATGGTAGATTAGtagtaaagggatagaaaagaCTACTGAAGAATCAGAAAATTAATATGATTTTGTCATCTTGGGAAGGAGCTGCCCACTGTTAAAGTCCGTATTTTCTGGAGAATCTCTCAAAAAGATGTATGTCTTCTAACTTGGGAAACATGGATCTAGCGGATACCACCTTAAAATTTTACTACTAAATCAGTTGTTAACAATTGATAATCAATGACAGGTTTTTTTTGGTGGCATCTTTTCCAGAAGACCCAAAACTCCAGATTTTAAATCATTCGGAAGCTGCTTTGGTGAATGTTTTCAACATGCAGGTCATAACTGTGATAAAGCTGCAGATCTCTTGTATTCAATCACATCGGCTAGTAAAAGGTTAAAACCTAAGATTTAAACTAAAATTCCCATTTGTAAAAGGCAGCCTATTATTAACTCCTAAGGAGTTAACTTTGAGTCCTAAAGAGTATGTATCTTATTGCCATCAAGGTTCTTGGCAGTACTTGGGGCTACGGAGGTTTAACATTCCATCTGTAGTTTATTGCCCTTTTTTTGCTCTAAGTCTCTCATAATTTAGAACAGGGatgttgttactattattactattattcagGTATAATTGATGTACATTATATAATGGTTCGATATTTGCATGTATTACAAAGTGATGACAGCAGTTAAGTTCCATTAACATATGTTACCAcacatacagaattttttttcttgtgatgagaatttttaaggtCTACTCACTTAGCAACTTTCAGAATGCAGTACggtattaactacagtcaccatgctgtatattacatcccatgatttaattatttcatactcagatttgtgccttttgaccacctttGCCTGTTTCTCCTATTTCCCCAACCTCCTGCTCCTGGCATCTATCCCTCTGTTCTTTTGTTCTGTTATCTTTGAGCTTGGTTTGCTTAGATTCCAGATAAAAGTGAGAGCATATGATATTTGTGTTCCCCtgatttcacatagcataatgcccctgaagtccatccatgttgcacatggcaagatccttttttttttttttatggctacataatatttgttctctttatttttcttgaagtttgTAGATGATAAGGACAGTGGGAAAAGCCTCAGTAAAATAGAAAGTTTATGGAGTTCTTAACAGTATCATCAGTGAATGTGTAGTCCTGTATTGGAGAAATAAGTTGGGATTTCCCTAGCCAGGAATACAAAATCTAGTAGTTTTCCCCACCATTGTAGTATAGCTCTTTAGCATGTGAAAGCCTCAAGCCAccctaaaaataaacaacaaccaGAACAAACTGATTGCTCATTTGGAGGTATTTAAGTATACTTCAGTGTTTGATCCATATCCATGTCTTACCAAGGTTGTCGGTGACAAGAAGACTACAGGTTAGAAATACCCTCGGTAGTGCCTCTTAAAATCCCCACTCTGTTGATGCATCTCAAGTGAACAATCTTGTTTATGTCAGaaacttccccccccccccccagaatggCCACTTGCAGTTCCAAATTGTCATTGGTGAAATTGTGTTAgttgagaaataaatatattagtgtTACAGAGAGGAAGCATGAAAGAAGCAGATGTTTGGCCTTGAAGAGGCGGCAGTTTTAGATTGAGACAACTCGTGAGAACTGCAGTGGTCCATAAGAATAATGCTtgtgtaactttttattttacgGCTCAGCTAAAGGCCAGTTGTCACTGATCAGGGAACCAGACAATGCCTGATTCTGGGCATATGGAAGTAAGCAAGGCAGTTCTCAGGGACCCAAATGCAAAACTGAAAAAGTCcttataaagtttttctttttaaaaacattttcattgaaAAACAATCTTCATTGAAATACAACTTACATagaaaattcacccatttaaagtatatactttagggatgctcagcagttgagcatctgccttctgcatgggatgtggtcccggggtcctgggatcgagtcctgcattgggctccctgtgcaaggagcctccttctccctctgcctgtgtctctgcctctgtggtctctcatgaataaataaaatcttaaaaaaataaaaagtgtatacTTTAGTGGTTGTTAgcatattcacaaagttgtgcagaCATCCACAGTCTAAGtttataacattttcatcaccGTAAAAAGAAACCCTGACCTTTAGCAGTGATGCCCTCCTAGTCCCATCCCAGCCCTAGGCAGACACAGATATACTCtgtatagatt contains the following coding sequences:
- the ZBTB44 gene encoding zinc finger and BTB domain-containing protein 44 isoform X1 — encoded protein: MGVKTFTHSSSSHSQEMLGKLNMLRNDGHFCDITIRVQDKIFRAHKVVLAACSDFFRTKLVGQAEDENKNVLDLHHVTVTGFIPLLEYAYTATLSINTENIIDVLAAASYMQMFSVASTCSEFMKSSILWNTPNSQPEKSLDAGQENNSNCNFTSRDGSISPVSSECSVVERTIPVCRESRRKRKSYIVMSPESPVKCSTQTSSPQVLNSSASYSENRNQPVDSSLAFPWTFPFGIDRRIQPDKVKQAENTRTLELPGPSETGRRMADYVTCESTKTTLPLGTEEDVRVKVERLSDEEVHEEVSQPVSVSQSSLSDQQTVPGSEQVQEDLLISPQSSSIGSVDEGVTEGLPTLQSTSSTNAHADDDDRLENVQYPYQLYIAPSTSSTERPSPNGPDRPFQCPTCGVRFTRIQNLKQHMLIHSGIKPFQCDRCGKKFTRAYSLKMHRLKHEGKRCFRCQICSATFTSFGEYKHHMRVSRHIIRKPRIYECKTCGAMFTNSGNLIVHLRSLNHEASELANYFQSSDFLVPDYLNQEQEETLVQYDLGEHSFESNSSVQMPVISQVSSTQNCESTFPLGSLGGLAEKEEEMPEQPKASACTEATRDDPPKSELSSITIE
- the ZBTB44 gene encoding zinc finger and BTB domain-containing protein 44 isoform X3; this encodes MGVKTFTHSSSSHSQEMLGKLNMLRNDGHFCDITIRVQDKIFRAHKVVLAACSDFFRTKLVGQAEDENKNVLDLHHVTVTGFIPLLEYAYTATLSINTENIIDVLAAASYMQMFSVASTCSEFMKSSILWNTPNSQPEKSLDAGQENNSNCNFTSRDGSISPVSSECSVVERTIPVCRESRRKRKSYIVMSPESPVKCSTQTSSPQVLNSSASYSENRNQPVDSSLAFPWTFPFGIDRRIQPDKVKQAENTRTLELPGPSETGRRMADYVTCESTKTTLPLGTEEDVRVKVERLSDEEVHEEVSQPVSVSQSSLSDQQTVPGSEQVQEDLLISPQSSSIGSVDEGVTEGLPTLQSTSSTNAHADDDDRLENVQYPYQLYIAPSTSSTERPSPNGPDRPFQCPTCGVRFTRIQNLKQHMLIHSGIKPFQCDRCGKKFTRAYSLKMHRLKHEGKRCFRCQICSATFTSFGEYKHHMRVSRHIIRKPRIYECKTCGAMFTNSGNLIVHLRSLNHEASELANYFQSRCLK
- the ZBTB44 gene encoding zinc finger and BTB domain-containing protein 44 isoform X2 encodes the protein MGVKTFTHSSSSHSQEMLGKLNMLRNDGHFCDITIRVQDKIFRAHKVVLAACSDFFRTKLVGQAEDENKNVLDLHHVTVTGFIPLLEYAYTATLSINTENIIDVLAAASYMQMFSVASTCSEFMKSSILWNTPNSQPEKSLDAGQENNSNCNFTSRDGSISPVSSECSVVERTIPVCRESRRKRKSYIVMSPESPVKCSTQTSSPQVLNSSASYSENRNQPVDSSLAFPWTFPFGIDRRIQPDKVKQAENTRTLELPGPSETGRRMADYVTCESTKTTLPLGTEEDVRVKVERLSDEEVHEEVSQPVSVSQSSLSDQQTVPGSEQVQEDLLISPQSSSIGSVDEGVTEGLPTLQSTSSTNAHADDDDRSTERPSPNGPDRPFQCPTCGVRFTRIQNLKQHMLIHSGIKPFQCDRCGKKFTRAYSLKMHRLKHEGKRCFRCQICSATFTSFGEYKHHMRVSRHIIRKPRIYECKTCGAMFTNSGNLIVHLRSLNHEASELANYFQSSDFLVPDYLNQEQEETLVQYDLGEHSFESNSSVQMPVISQVSSTQNCESTFPLGSLGGLAEKEEEMPEQPKASACTEATRDDPPKSELSSITIE
- the ZBTB44 gene encoding zinc finger and BTB domain-containing protein 44 isoform X4, with translation MGVKTFTHSSSSHSQEMLGKLNMLRNDGHFCDITIRVQDKIFRAHKVVLAACSDFFRTKLVGQAEDENKNVLDLHHVTVTGFIPLLEYAYTATLSINTENIIDVLAAASYMQMFSVASTCSEFMKSSILWNTPNSQPEKSLDAGQENNSNCNFTSRDGSISPVSSECSVVERTIPVCRESRRKRKSYIVMSPESPVKCSTQTSSPQVLNSSASYSENRNQPVDSSLAFPWTFPFGIDRRIQPDKVKQAENTRTLELPGPSETGRRMADYVTCESTKTTLPLGTEEDVRVKVERLSDEEVHEEVSQPVSVSQSSLSDQQTVPGSEQVQEDLLISPQSSSIGSVDEGVTEGLPTLQSTSSTNAHADDDDRLENVQYPYQLYIAPSTSSTERPSPNGPDRPFQCPTCGVRFTRIQNLKQHMLIHSGIKPFQCDRCGKKFTRAYSLKMHRLKHEVIS